CCTAATCGACGGAGCTTGGCGAAGATACCAGTCGTCGtagaaaagaggaaaaaacacAAGGCAGATCTTTGATTTCCACTGCGTGGCTGCTCACGCTagggccgcagcctcgacgaCGATGACGCGACGCAGTTCTTTGCGGCACACAGCGGCACAGAGTGAACCCCGAACCCAAAGCGTTAAAGAAGCCTGAAGGCTCTCCCAATTTCTTACCCATGGAGgacagcagaggcgcagaatCTGTGTAAATCGCCTGCGTAAGGCCGCTCATaggcgccgccagctgcgcggaACGCAGGGCCTCGCGCACGTCGCTCTCTGACTGGCATCCCTCGGGCATGagcctgcagaaaaaaaactCGACCGGTCTGTGGGGCGTTTTGTGTCGACATCGCGGAGGCTCATCTCCCCAGGGCGACCCCTGGGCACAGTGGCGATAATGGCATACAGTGAGGAAGCAGATGCAGCTGGCAGCGCAGTGCCTTGACTCGCTGAGCGCCCGCGTGAGCTCGAGCCAACACAGACGCTTCGTAGATCACGCAGATGCTGGCCGCCGACCAAACTGCGACTTCTGCAAACAGCAGACCCGGCGCATGCGATTCCGCTTGCGACTCACTCGACGAGCTCCCGAACGACGTCTGCGTCGTTCGCGACGCGTGAGAGAGTTTGACCGTTGAGCACCTCCGCCAACGGTGTCGCTGCGGGTGAGAAAACAGCAgacaaacagagaaaaaagcgCGTCTATACCTCTGTCCCCTTAATTCCTCCGTCCCCTTTTTCCGCCTATCTGGTGTCTTGTTTCCTCCTCACCCGTCGCCTGCGAACCCTCACTGGCCCCCACCAACCCGACTAGAGGGCTGTTCACAGCCAGTTGAAAATCGCATTCTGTGGcaaaagacagagagagggagatcCTGGCGTGAGAAAGACAGTTACGTGAATCACAGCGTCGCTCGGACGTACCTGGAgtctgcgcttcgccgcgcgctctccggAGACTCTCAGAATAATCCGccagcagccggcgcagctgctgaatGCCTTGCGGGTTAGGGCCCGCATCCGTCCTAAGACAGAAAACCGCAACGACGTCCGCCACTCAACTCTTGCAGCATGAACATCTGTCCATGAGAAATCTACACATACACGCtaatatatagatatatatatgcatctgtatgtatatttTTTGtgtatgtaaatatatatatatatatatatacgtgaACAAAGGGCACAGGTGTCATTGCGTGCTGCGACTCCATTCTTCTCGTGAGAAGttccctctgcggcgggcggcagctTCTTACGCAGATGCTTCGCccctccgcagacgcaggggcTGGCGTGAGCTGCACTTTCGCTGACGGCTGCACGTCCGCGAAAGGGACAGCAGACAGAAAAGCGCTTACTGCACGGCGCCTGCTGATCCGGAAGAAGCAGATCCCGagttcgcctcgcggctggccCGCGATGGCGGGATTCCGCCCGCGTGTCGGTTGAACTGTTCAATGAGGGAGTCATCCTTGGATGCGTCGGGTTCTTGCATCCAGAACAGCATCTTCTTGTCTggcaaacacacaaacacgaCGCTTGTCGATACACCGTGACCCACTTTCGTGCCTCCCCCTTCACACCCGAGACAAATTCGCAACAAAACCATACTCTCCGCACATGCGCATGTCTCTCACTATCCGCTCAAAACTGCTCCTTGTAGTCGAGTCCGTCTGCATGGCTGTCTCTACTGAAGTCTGTGGACGCCTTACAGATGcgacctatatatatatatatatatatatatatatatatatatatatatatatatatatatatatatatatatatagggtttagggttatatatatatatatatatatatatatataggtccGAGTGCGTTGACGTGCGTTTGTCTTCCACGCTGAGGACAATCTCCCCAGTCATGCCTGTCTGTCCGCCGGTCTCAGTGTCGAatctccgcgccggcagatGTCGGCGCGTGACTAGTTCTGTCTTCTATGATTTTTTAGCGCCTATCCCTGCAGCtagcgagcgagagcgacagacgcTTGAGCGTACCACTCGAGGTGAAGCGGAGGCAGTAAACTCTGCCCGTGGTGCACTCGGGAACGCGCTCGAGGTATGCATCGTTGATTACAATCAAGTCGTCCTCTGTCTGCTGATTTTCGCGGTTGATCCACTGCACATGCGTCAGGCCGTCGTCTCCCTGAAGCCAACAGGTACCACGCAACGCATTACACGCTCAAGGCGCAGCGCAGTtgtgcgcatatgtatatatttgaACGCCTTTATACACAGACAAATACacgcatataaatatacgtGCATACCTACATACATAAACATATATGATTAGATATGGAAATCtatgtatgtgcatgtagagatatgtgtatatacgtgtatatgcGTCCTTAGAGAATGGATGAGGCGTGAGCACGGAGGAACGAACGATACCAGCGGGCTTTCAGGGGCGGACTGTGAAGGGGCGAGACAGACACCGAAGCAGAACGCCTGAGAGAGGGGATGGCGGATGGAGTGAAAATAGATAGAAATGGAAGCCGCGCGGGGTCCAGCGCACCCTGATGAATCTAGGCCGATGGTCGACTATTCATATGTGCGACGGTAAGTAATTTTGTACAGAAGAAACTGTTCGCGAGACTCgcctttctcctcgctgctgaCGTATTCGCCCCCATGCTCACCTCGCAAATTTGCAGACGACCCTTCCGCGTATCTGGCGAAACGAGGTTTCCATCGATGCGGCACTTTCCCGCTCGAAAAGAAGTGGCGCCCTGGACAGACAGGAGACAAACGTTTTTAGGGAGTCCAGGCAGCTGCCTCACGCGGAAGGCACGAGAAAGAGAATCCACGGCCGCAGTGCCCCAGGGGGACTCAGTTCCTTGCCTCTAGCATCCGCGGAGCAGACCTACCGGCGGGCTGTCGCCTTCGGGAGCAGCAAAGAAGTTCAGCGCCATGGTGAGAGAAGATAGTCGGGCTTCGAAGAAGACTCAAACGCTGCAGACAAAACAATCGAGGGTCACGACGGGAAATCGCGCTCGTGTCGCGCCTCTGGACAGCTTCTCTCAAGGTTCAAACCTGCACAAGGCAGCCGGCATTTCGTGGCAGGCGATGCGAAAGAGCGTAAAGAGAGGCGAAGTTTTGCACTGGCGAAGCCAGCCACGCTAGACAGAGTCATACACACGCAGTGAATGAGGATGCAAAAGATGCCTTCGAAACCTGAGGGTGCATGCAGGCACAGGCAGAGCCCTTTTCGcgctcttccttctcctcgcgcgctggcATTGAGTTGTCTCCTTGGGGAATCTGAGCCTGTTGCTGTCCCTGACACGATGGACAGCGCCGATGCACCAAAAAAGAGTGTACGCGGTGGGTGCTTTGCCGGGAAATAGTGAAGAAAGACTTCGTGCGCCGCCATCTGCGAAGTTGCAAGCGGTGCAGAGCAGTAAAACCTGAGCACTGCGGGGGCACTTCCGAAGCAGAGGACATcggccgcagaaggcgaggccaaGTCTGCCTGCAACAGAGTAATTCCTTCTCAGAGAAAGCGCGAACTGACGACGAATGCACTTACGCTTTGTTTTTGAGTGAGAAGAAACGCCGATCCTGGACAGATTACTGTTGTCTGTGTCCGTTCTCAGACACAATCAGCTAGGAGAAAGTCACTCAGACCCGGAGCGATGATGCCGCGGATAGAAAATCTTGCACTCCAACACGATGTGCTCCAAAATAGGCTGCATGTGCACCCGAGGAACGGTGACACAATAGGCATTGAGGTTGAAGAAGGTGTAAGGAGCTCCACGAAATGTGTCAAACCGCTACTGTACGTCAGGAATTTAAGCGCAAAGCCACTACACATGTCTCGGTTGCATGCAATCTCTCAGAACAAGGCTGCACACAACAGCAGCACAGGCTTGGAGGGGCTGTTGCTCAGCCACCTTAGCTTAGGGGTAGAGCATCGGTCTTGTAAACCGAAGGTCGTGGGTTCAATTCCCACAGGTGGCTTGCTGGGTTTTTGTAGTTTGTGCTGCACATCAGGATTAGTCTTCATACGATTTTCAAGTTTACTGCAGTAGCATACACGATCTTTTTTTTTACATCTTTACTGCGCTGCTTATACTCTCTTGTGTTCTCGTTCCTCAGGCAGTACAGCGACCCCGACTCAGTAACAAGCGACTACCGTCGCAGCGCAAGTCCAAGGCCACATCGAAGTCGTCAGAACAAAGCTTCTTCGAAGCAGAAAGGAATACACACGCCACAAAGAGCAGAAAACCCTTTTTGCTTCCTCCGTATATAGGGGGCACACACGTagtcgcggcgacgctgaagTGAAACAGACTCATTGACCGTCACCATCACCGCTTGACGACCTCTACGGGGGCATCAGTCGGCGTCGTCCATGTTCCGCTCGAAGGTGCAAAGAGGCAGCCCTCTTCCAGAGTATAGTACCTGCCTCTCCTGTAGTTGTTTTGTGGCAGAGTAGGGCAATTCACGCACTTTATCCCGATGAAGTCCAGGATTTCGATAAGAttctgcagcttctccgcGCATCCATCAAGCATGAGAAACACAGGTCAGATGCCATGATGTGTGCCTGCCATGGCGGTGTTTCTGGAACGCGGTGTGTTACTGGATCACGGTGTGTTTCTGAAACATAGCTAGACGCCTTTTTCCCTGAGCATGTAGCCTTTAAAAAGCCAAAGCACTACACAAGCACGCAGAGCTCTGGGTATTTCTGCAGAAGAGTCCCGTCGTCCCGAACGGATAAGCCATCCAGCTGTGGAGTATTCGCTTGCACGGTCTTCAACGGGAGGAACCGTGGCTCTTTTGTCGTTCCTAGCTGGCCGTTCCAGCAGCAAGGCGTTGCCAGCAGGGGCTCTGATGCTTTCCGCTGTGTATTGCTCactggagaagcagaagctATCGGGTGCAACGTTCTTTGTAGTATACCGAGCTCGAAGAATGCAGATAACGCAAAGGTAATAAGCGGTCTTGCATATTCTAGTCAGGTTTCTGTTGGTACCGCCTCGTTCCCGCCCGGGTGCGTTTGGCATTGACGTCGTGCGATCTGCCAGCGTGGCGGACACCTGCGAAGGAGCGCCGAGCATGGCTCGCAAGCTTTGGGAACCCTTCTAGTTATTACCTCGTGGAAGCAAACCGTTTCAGTGGACGGGGtatcctctcctctcccacCACTATCTCACGAGACTAAACATGATCACTGCACGCACACGATGGTGATCACCTTGCTGGCGAGGTCGATTGTCAGGAGGGCCAACACCAAGAGTAGTGTCGTGACGACTCCTGAGCCACACCCGGTGTTTCGTCTCTATTCCTTCATTTGGTTTCGTCTTTCTGCACTGCTCCAAAGCATATTTGGATTTTGGCCTCATGTATGCCTCTGAGCTCCTCGAGCGAGCTAAAGGTGACAGTGGCGCTACCGAGGATGTCCGGTACTATTTCCGAGAAGGGGTTCGCCCATATCTTCATGATCTCTCTCGCCGAAAGGGGGAAAAGGGCGTCTCCTTGCAGATGGAATGGCTCCGGGGACGCCTGGCTCCGCAGGGAACAACGCGCTGCCAAATCCACAGCGAGCGGTGCTGGGGTCGGCCGCTGAGGGCTGTGGTGTGTGTCATGGTGACtcaagaggaggcggctgtGCTGAGTAGCTTAGTCGTTTCCCGTCCCGCCCTGCCGAGAGTAGTGAAGCTGCAAAGCGAAGGGCTCCCTCGCTGTACCAGCACTGCTTCGCGGAGAATTTCCCGCACAGCGCGTCGGATTTCGGggactcgccgccgcggaggcttTTGCCCGCCTAGCAAACAGTATAGGGGTTAGGGTTCATcgctggaggcgaggcgccgctcgaGTTTTAGTGCGAAGCTAGCCTTCCCACAGTTGCCACAGGACACGCCTCGCACGTCGAGCTAAATGCTGCGCTAGTCGGCCCCCGCGCTCCGCTCGGACGACCTTCTCCCGGCGTTTGGCTCGCACTCTCCGTGCCCCGTgactctcgcgcgccgtgtCGCGCGTGCAGGTCTTGTGGCATATCACGAGAGTCCAGTCGAGTCGTCATTAAGGATAATCCAGTCGTTGTCATCAAACGCTTATTTCCTTTCAAATTTCCGTTTTTTACTTCCCTTGCGTGAGTCTCGTCTTTAGCGTCGCGAATCCTCACGTTGAAAGTCACCACGTTTCAAGACTACGCAGCTGTTGCTAGCTCAAATCGAAACTTCTTTTCTCACCTGCACGCGTCAAAATGGCAGCCGTCAGCCAGAGGTACACCATGCGTCCTGTCATCCCCGCCGACCGGAGCGACTCCTGCGGTCGTGTGACCATCAACAACATTCCCCAGGGTGTTACGGAGGTAAGAAAAGGGAATTGTGGAAGCCCTAATTCCCATTTGTgtcgcgtctcgcttcttcccgTTGAAATCGTCGCTGGTCACCGTTCAACAGCGTAGCCTGAGCCGACGGTGGCACGCGGCTTTTTGAGAACTATTGGGTGAATCTCTGCGTGTCGGATACGTCACGATCAATTTCTCCGATATTTTGACAGTATAGAAACAGAGCTCCTGCTGTACGAGCAACACAAGGTTACGTGCGTTCGTGCTCTGTTTCTGTCGCCTTACACTTTTCGCAGGCCAAGCTGAAGGCCAACCTCTCTCACCACGGTGACGTCAAGATCCACATGTTCGTTCCGGGATGCGAATACAGCGCCGGGTGGGCGTGGGTCAGCTTTGGCAACCGTGACGGAGTTGTCAGCGTCCTCCAGACCGCATACGAGAagagccacgcgcgcgaaaaGCTGGAGTCTATCGAAAAGGCTGAGAAGCCAGTGGAAGAGTCGGACAAGGAGAACGCCGCCAccagcgagggcgaaggaaaCAGCAGCTACATCTCTTCGGATTGCtcagaggacgaggcgggcAACCACTAAACCTCGTGCTTGTCAAACGTTACCACAGTCTTCAAATTAAGGTTAAGCATGCTGCCTTTCCGGGATGTAGCACCTGGGTGTCCTTTCGAGATACCCAGCTGCGTGATTGATGCCAAACGATGGCGTCCACACAGGGTGTAAGGTTTTACGTCGACGAGTTACATGTGCGCGGGGCGCATCAGCGAAGGCGTACAGGTGTTGTTTTTTTGAGTTTTGAACTACGACCTGAGAAGTCCTGTTTTCTCACAGGAAGTAATTCTGCTGTAGCCATGCTACGGCTACGCTGCTGTAAGCCGGCGACCGAGGCGAAAGGCTACTCACGAATCTCCCGACCCGTCTCCTGTCAGCCAAAAGCCCGTTCGGCGCTGCTCATTACAGGACGGGGCTTGAGTGTTCCGTGTAGAGAATAAGAGCGGAAGCACCAGTTATCGTGTCAAATCGTCGGCACTACTATTTCTAGAGCAACTGGGGTCCCAACGATAACACAAACTCGCAATTCCGAAAGCTATTAGCCAAAATACACTGGTCAACACTACCAGAGTGAGCAAGCGACCTATACGGGCGACCTTGCTCGTGCCTTACTTAGCGGAGGGGGTGATTCTTCTGTCCTTCGTGTGTTGTCGTCCACTAGCTTGATGGCAGTTGCGCAACACAGTAGACATGCATGCAAGCGTTGCAGGTACAGCGTGGTCTAATCAATGCCATAGATAACACGAACGCCCAGTTTCCCACAGGGTTACTGGGAAGTAAAATGTTCAGTCGAGGGGGAACAAGTCCGTTATCCGGACTTAGTGGCGGATTTTTTTACGCGGCAGCTCCCGTGGGGGACCCGCAGCCCACTGCCGACTGTGGGGCTTTAGGCCGAGCCTGGTGTCACCTGCTTGAGGGGATGCTAAGATTTCTGTAAACTTGTGGCACGCTGTTGTGTCCACAGGGAGGTGACGGGTCACGCTTTTCTCCCCGCTAGAGGGAAATCGCGTCAGCTTCTCTAAGGCATACGGAAGTCTGAAAGCAGCAGTGCTGTCTAGCGATTCGTTGCATGCCACGCGGAAATCCATACAAGATATCCTCGCCACATGCGGTACTCGCCGGGACGTAGCACAGGCCAGCTGCACCGTTCCTGCTTGCGGCATTCTTGTTACTATTAGTTCTGGCTCTCCAGTGTAGACTGGCTGGGAACACCTCCGTTTGTGCTAGGACCCCAAGGCTGCCAATAATGGAATGCAGGGCGGACAAAGTGGAGTTCAACCTGTCCAGCAGCTGTCGCCCCCCTCCCGTCGCCCCGAAACTCTGGAAAGATATTCCGAATAGAGCCACAGACATGTCTCCAGTCAGGCAACCGGTCATCAGCTCGGTCATATCACCCCATCCAACGAAACAAGGGTACCCTGCGGCCGGGTCTGATCTACTAATGTGTGTCGTCGGGGGCCCAGCACCGTGGGCAAATATATCACAAACGTTCTCTGCATCCGCTCGGATGCCACGGAGTTCTCAGGGCAGCATCACTGCTGGCACGGACGATCCGCAGCAAGCGCAACGGGCTACAGCACTATCTGAGTACTTCCCAGGCTCCGACCCAGCGAGGCTGTGCAGACCGTTGAGAGACTGGCTGGCAGGTAATGGTGAGAGCGACATTACAGGGTCGTTGGGGTATGGGCACTCGGTCTTCAAACCTTCTCGTTTCCTGCAGGCTCTGGCCTTGGCGCTTTCGGACGATCCATGCGACGCGGATTATGACTCTAAGCTCGTCGTTTCGACGAAATCCGTCGTCCCGAAGGCACAAGGGGCTGGTTCCCGCCCGCATGCCGTGCCCATGGGCAGCCTCTTTCCAAGCATAGCCAAGAAGGGGCGAGAAAGCGCGGCAGCAAAGCCTCAACGAGGTCGCGTTTCCTTTAGACGTAGAAGATGCAAGAAAAAATCGCGGTGGAAGGCTGACGAGAGCTTGGCGGACGGTGCCTCAACTCAGCCAGCCGTCACAGTGACACCAGCTGCGCCCAACGCAGTGAGGAGGCAGAGTGATCGTGCAGTCAGCGACAGCAGAAGGGAGCACGTGGCTCATTCTCAGCATGACCCTGACCCCCCCGCATGTGACGCTGTAATTGGCGAGCCTGCGCAAACCAATCCGGCAGCTCGGGGCGTTCTTCAACACGCATGCGTCAAGACAGAGGATACCACCGTGCTAGCGCAGCCGTCGGAATCCCGACTTTCACTGCTGAGGACATGCTACCCAGCCATTCGAAGCGGAAACCCGAGGGGCTCGCAGCGGTCAACAAGTTGCATCGAAGGCCCTTTCTCGAAAGAGCGCCCCTTccgggcgaggagagcgacatATCCAACGACAGCCCTGCCCACACCGCGTGACGTCATCTCCAGAGTATCCTCTGCTTCATCGGTTCAGCACATAGCGGTGTcgcacgaggaggaagacagcggAGATGACCGTGCTCCTGTTGTGGTTCATGTCTTCCAAGACGGTTTTTCCGCAGCGATCCGAGACGAACCCCCTTGCGATCGCAATTCCTGGATGGCACTGGGCTTCCAGCAGGATCCTCTCGTGTGCGCTCAAGACCAAGATTTTCCACAGAATGTGGTTTTCAACAGTAACAGAATCCCATGCAGTTTAGCGTATACCGCTCCACGAATCAAGGGTCTCTGCGCTAGGTATGTTGCTCGGACTTTGCGGCAACAAGGAAAGGCGTCGTCAGGCTCAGAGCCCGCCCCCGCACACACCGATCCGCGGAAGACAGAGGAGTATTTGCGGTCAAAAGAGTACGAACTGCAAAAGAGAGTGAAGCGTCTCCGACAAAATAAGCTGAAGGACTTTCGACATTCATCTGTCGCACGTCTCTCGCAAGCCAGTGACTCACGGCGGGTTCTGCCGAATCTACCACGGAGGATTAAGAGGCCGAATGCATCCAGACGAGACACTTCAACGGCCTCCCAAGCCGCAAAAGATTATAGAAAAGCTGACACGATAGCACCCACACCGCATGCAGGTCGTTTGGTGCATGGAAGCAATTCTTCTTCACGATGCGGAAGCAGCAGATCTAGCGTGAACGAATCGGGTTTGACTCAGCCCTTTCCGGCCTCGACTGCATCCGCTGCATATCCCTCGGACTCTTGCGCAAGTTGTGCTCCAGGAGACCAACGGGGAGCTTTCGTGTCTCTCGTCCGGTCATCCATTTTAGATGGGCAAGCCCAGAACGGCCTCGGCcgagccgctcgcctgcAACATCTACCTCCTTCAGGCGTCAGAGAACGGGGTGCGAGGGGAGGGCAACTCTCGCTGTGTCATCCCACAAAAGATGAAGGCCCTAACCCCAGTTCGGCACAGCCCTGGAGTCGTAACACCCGTTCAGATTCCTGCGCGCCTGGTACAGTGGTCAGGAGGATCCTATCCTTCAAAATGTTGGCGAGAATCGTGGTGTGCGCAACTCGGGTTCGGCTGCAAGGAGCACTCACGAGGTTCGTTGACGCTACGGGGTTGCGGGGCATCGACGTAAGCGCCAGCACTTGGTGACGCTGCTACGGATAGCTGCCGGAATTACGGCAGACGTGCAGTCGAGAAGAACAATCTCCCGACAGGCTTGATCATAAATAACAGCTTAACTCATGACACTTTTACTGGTTGTTCCACAAGGGTACGACATGTGCCACGCTCCAGTGTCGTGCTGACCTCCTTCACGCAGAGTCGCAATCAAATGCTTTCGACAGAGCAGCGAAACTACAGAAAAACCGGGCACTGGCCAGCAGCTGCAAATAAAGAGTAGAGACGTTTGTGTTGCTAGTGTGGCGATGTGTCTGCCAAGGTGGGGATTCTGCCTCATGCGGGGTGTAATAATTCACAGACTGCACAGTGCTGCACACATAGCGGCCGGCTATGCGACCCCTGCGTCCAACGGGCAGCAGGGAGAAACGTTGGGTGATGTGTCCATCACACGCAGCAGCCAGAAAGTCCGCGTGGAGGATCGATGCGCCACCAGACACAGAAATCCAGTAAAGCGCGTTAACTACCGCACTGCTGCCATAGTTTGCTCGCTTGCACACGGGGAGTCTCGGTGCTCTCGATGCACGCCAATGCTTTCAGAGAGAAATCGGGACACGGTTCTGTCTGTTGCCTGGCCTTCAGCTGGTGACTATGAAGGCAGTGATGGGAAAACTGACTCTCCTTCAGGGCAGAGCAAGAGAGTTTCTGCGGCGTCACCTAGAAGCATGCCAACACGTCGAAAGGAAGCTGCACGACGTAGAGACAACTATGATTCTCACTGCTCTTCAAGCGCATCCAGCCGAGTCGCAACGTCTGTGGCAACACAGCAAGAGAGAGTTGCTCATCAACAGATTCCGAATCGACAGTTCCCTTAAGCAGCGATGGACGCGGTAAGAGTATGCGTGGACCTGCTTCATGCGCGCATACGAAACAGCGAGAATTCCGCTTACAGAGAGATAACACGAACGGTGCACATAGCGCCCGGGAGGAGCGCCGATGGCGGGAGGGCCGCGCCAAGGGGGGGGGCCAGCTGACCCCTCCGGAGTTGGGGACCGTCCTGCGTCTCTTGCAGGCGCTGGACAGTCCACCGGAGCCTCTGTGTCGCCCCCTGCACGCCGCGCTACCTCATCGTTTtagaaaaaagaagacacGCGTGACAAAAGGACTGCGCTGCGTCACGAGGACTTTTGTGTGTCTCGCATGCACTGCCACAGAAGCCTCGTGAGAGAAGGCCGGAAGACGCACGTCGAGGAGTGGACCCTGTACGCGGAGAAGATGAAGGAATTTTCAGAGGTAGGCCTGGTTCGATACGAGTCCGACAACCGACCGTTCCATACGAGTCTTGCGAGAgggcctcgtcttcctgctCCCCATACACACACTGGCGATTATATTCGAATGCTTGATGTTGGCATCGCAGGCTAGATCCTACACAACCCCCAACATCCCCAACGTACACGGATTCCCACATACATCTGCATACACAAGCGTGCGCGCGGGCACACGTGCAGACGTTCGCCCGCATCGCTTAACACGACGGAGCGATGAAATGGCGCTTTTCGGAATCATACTCATCTTCCAGCCTTCCTTTGCCCCTTCCAGTCTTCAAAACTGTGCGTACAGACACCTCTCCACCCGGCCACGTTCCCAGTCGTTCGTACGAGGACTCACATGACTACTTCATGCGTGCGGGGAGAGGCTGACCCTTCCGCATGAGCGCAGTGAGTATCTCCCTTTCCACGGATTCCTTTCAGAGCTGCAGAGAGTGGCGGCTGCTCTGCCGGTGGCTGGGCTACGAGAAAAGGGCCTGGTGGCCTGCGCAGCCCCAGGCACCACCGATACCCGCGTCCCGCATGGCGGACGTTTCTGCGGACAAGCTTGAGGCGATGCTCTCCCTGGGGCTCTACAAAAGGAGAACATTCAGAGAGATTGTGGATGCCTTGTAAGTCGGAGAGCGACCGCTAGCTTTTTCAGAGGCGTATATCGCCACACCGTGGGCGCCATGCCTCGCGGATCTCGCCCCTCGAGGGGTAGCACATCTCCATACATCCACAGTGTGTCGTTAGAATGCAAGCACTGCCGGAAGCAAAAGCTCAGTCCGGCGCCTGTGAGCAATGCCCTCCCTCAGGCAGGCGCGGGAACACGAGCTGTCGCTCCGCCAAGAGGCACGATCGACGCTCTATTCTGCGAGAGACGAACGGTATCGGCACCTCTTCTCGGGGGTCTCCTTCAAGATGCTGCAGACTTTGTGGGGCTGCGACGGAAGGTCTGAGGCCAAGATCACCACGTTCCTGAGGCTTTTTACTCCTTCGCGTCAAGAGATTAGCAGAAGCAGGATAGGCTTCGTGTACTACAGGCCCCTCGATGAGTTGACCCTAGATGAagcggacgacgagaggGGTCTGTATCCTATCTCGCACGCAGTGCAGGACTGCGAGATGCGGCAGTACGACTTCCTGCATGCTTGTTTTCGCAAGCGCAACTGACTACGTGAAAAGCGCCTGAGCGTCCCTACACATGCGCCACAAGCAGTGGGACCTAATCTCGGGCTGCGAAATGCCTGCATGCCGTCACCCGCTTGCGAATGCGTTCTGAGTTACGGGCAGTGGAGCCGCAAGACGCTCTGGAAGATGGATTTCGTACGCATGAACCGTGAAGTAGAGGCACGCCG
This portion of the Besnoitia besnoiti strain Bb-Ger1 chromosome VII, whole genome shotgun sequence genome encodes:
- a CDS encoding putative adhesion regulating molecule region protein (encoded by transcript BESB_079600), which gives rise to MALNFFAAPEGDSPPGATSFRAGKCRIDGNLVSPDTRKGRLQICEGDDGLTHVQWINRENQQTEDDLIVINDAYLERVPECTTGRVYCLRFTSSDKKMLFWMQEPDASKDDSLIEQFNRHAGGIPPSRASREANSGSASSGSAGAVQTDAGPNPQGIQQLRRLLADYSESLRRARGEAQTPATPLAEVLNGQTLSRVANDADVVRELVELMPEGCQSESDVREALRSAQLAAPMSGLTQAIYTDSAPLLSSMGVTIEDRAAATSSDPMMAFAQALEKHYKEDGESAAKEDAAKAESQETEADAEASQEAAEGEKKAE
- a CDS encoding hypothetical protein (encoded by transcript BESB_079610) is translated as MAAVSQRYTMRPVIPADRSDSCGRVTINNIPQGVTEAKLKANLSHHGDVKIHMFVPGCEYSAGWAWVSFGNRDGVVSVLQTAYEKSHAREKLESIEKAEKPVEESDKENAATSEGEGNSSYISSDCSEDEAGNH
- a CDS encoding hypothetical protein (encoded by transcript BESB_079620), translated to MECRADKVEFNLSSSCRPPPVAPKLWKDIPNRATDMSPVRQPVISSVISPHPTKQGYPAAGSDLLMCVVGGPAPWANISQTFSASARMPRSSQGSITAGTDDPQQAQRATALSEYFPGSDPARLCRPLRDWLAGNGESDITGSLGYGHSVFKPSRFLQALALALSDDPCDADYDSKLVVSTKSVVPKAQGAGSRPHAVPMGSLFPSIAKKGRESAAAKPQRGRVSFRRRRCKKKSRWKADESLADGASTQPAVTVTPAAPNAVRRQSDRAVSDSRREHVAHSQHDPDPPACDAVIGEPAQTNPAARGVLQHACVKTEDTTVLAQPSESRLSLLRTCYPAIRSGNPRGSQRSTSCIEGPFSKERPFRARRATYPTTALPTPRDVISRVSSASSVQHIAVSHEEEDSGDDRAPVVVHVFQDGFSAAIRDEPPCDRNSWMALGFQQDPLVCAQDQDFPQNVVFNSNRIPCSLAYTAPRIKGLCARYVARTLRQQGKASSGSEPAPAHTDPRKTEEYLRSKEYELQKRVKRLRQNKLKDFRHSSVARLSQASDSRRVLPNLPRRIKRPNASRRDTSTASQAAKDYRKADTIAPTPHAGRLVHGSNSSSRCGSSRSSVNESGLTQPFPASTASAAYPSDSCASCAPGDQRGAFVSLVRSSILDGQAQNGLGRAARLQHLPPSGVRERGARGGQLSLCHPTKDEGPNPSSAQPWSRNTRSDSCAPGTVVRRILSFKMLARIVVCATRVRLQGALTRFVDATGLRGIDLVTMKAVMGKLTLLQGRAREFLRRHLEACQHVERKLHDVETTMILTALQAHPAESQRLWQHSKRELLINRFRIDSSLKQRWTRSLVREGRKTHVEEWTLYAEKMKEFSESCREWRLLCRWLGYEKRAWWPAQPQAPPIPASRMADVSADKLEAMLSLGLYKRRTFREIVDALQAREHELSLRQEARSTLYSARDERYRHLFSGVSFKMLQTLWGCDGRSEAKITTFLRLFTPSRQEISRSRIGFVYYRPLDELTLDEADDERGLYPISHAVQDCEMRQYDFLHACFRKRN